TCTGTCACTTTTTGCCAAAAGTAATCAAAGTGAAGCTCAAAACCGGCCATGACCATCACTTTGAACCCTTTAATTGAAAAACTCATCGGTGGTTCAAGTTGATCGGTTGTATTGTTGGCAAAAAACTTCTTTTCATTCCAGTGAGCATATGGAAGCAATATCTGCTGTTCATAGTAGCTGATACTTTTAGGTGTGACCTTTGCTATGGTTTTATGAAACCCATCCTTTTTGGTCAGAATGATCGGTGCGATAAAAGTAATGTCATATTTTTTAGCCAGTTGTTTTAAAAGTTCTGTATGTTTACGAGTCTGCTCTTTGAGCATTGCTTTTGACATCTTCTCAAACTCTTTAAAAAAGTGATTAAGAACATATTCTCCAAGCAGCATCACATCTGCTTTTCGTTGGTGTGCTTGTTTGAGATAAAACTCCAACCTTGTTGCATTCATGCCAAGTGTAGGTAGTTGGAGTGCAGCTACTACAAGTTGTTTACTCATCACTCACATCTTGATTGGACTGTTCAATTACTGAGACTTTAATCTTTGCCTCTTCGATCAGCTTTTGTGCCTCTTTGATCGTAGTAAGCCCTTCTTCATACAGTTTGACGGACTCTTCCAATGTGATATCAGGCTTCATAAGCTTTTCAAGCAATGTTTTGGAATACTCTAACTTCTCTTCAAAAGTTTCATTTTTCATGACAAGACTCTCCTTATATCCTCTTCAAACTTATCTAGCTCTACCAAGAAAGCATCATGCCCATAGTCACTTTCTACCTCTTTATAGCTGAATGGCTGACCGTTTCTTTCCATCATCTTTGCGATATGTTCCATTTCGCATGGGAAGAAGAGGTAGTCTGTTCCAAAGCTGATCAAGTGAACTTTTGCTTTGATACGGGAAATTGCATCATGCAGGGAGTCGTACCCTCTGCTAAGATTGAACGTATTGATCGCTTTAACGATATAAAGATAACTGAGAGGATCAAACATTCGTGAAAAGTTTGCAGTGTTATATTCCATATAACGCTCTACTTCATACCGGCCAAAGAGTTCAAATAGTCCATCATTATTCACATAGTTACGTCCGAACTTCTTATCCATTGTCTCCGGTGACAAATACGAAATGTGCCCTGCAATACGGCCGATGGCTAACCCGTCAAGCCCTTCTTCTTTAAAAGCGCCTCTCTCATAATTCCCATGCTCAAATCTAGGGTCTTTACGGATAGCTTCCATGGCTACTTTGTTAAATGCAATCGTCCATGGGCGGGTTGCGTAGGTTGCGGCAAGAGAAATGATCTCATCTGCAAAATTCGGATAATCTACGGCAAACTGAAGCGCCTGCATGCCACCCATTGATCCGCCTATAATTGCACGCACATGATAAATACCAAGATGTGAAAGCAACTGCATCTGTGCACGTACCATGTCCTTGATCGTTACTACAGGGAATTTAAGACGGTATGGTTCATGACTTGGATAGTTGTCGCTCATCGGTCCGGTGCTTCCGAAACATGATCCGATCGTATTACTGCAGACTACAAAATATTTAGTCGTATCGACTGCTTTACCATCACCGATCAGACCATCCCACCATCCTGCTTTTCTATCGCCTTCATAAACACCTGCGGCATGGTGAGATCCACTCAGCGCATGACAAACCAAAACTACATTAGACCTATCTTCATTGAGCTCTCCATACGTCTCATAGGCGATCTCATAAGGTTCCAAGATACGTCCGCTTTCAAGATAGAGGGGGCTGCTAAAATGTGCGATTTTTGTTTCGATTTTCATTGACTGCTTTTTACCGGATTTATTATTAGCGCTATTTTATCGTATTTTACTTTTATTAAAGTGGGCAGATCAGCCCACAGTTTTGTTATAGAGTCGTAGATCTTACCCAAGTGCCGCTGTTAGATCATCTATCAGGTCTTGTGTATCTTCAAGACCGATTGAGAGTCTTACTAGTCCACCCGGAACACCTGCTTCAATAAGTTCTTGTGCTGAAAGCTGCTGGTGTGTAGTAGATGCAGGATGGGTAATGATAGACTTGCTATCACCGATATTAACTACAAGTGAAAAGATTTTTGTAGAATCTGCAATTTTCTGAGCTGTTGCTTTATCCTCTACTTCAAATGACAACAATCCACTATGTCCGCCCTTGAAATAGTTCTGCCCCATGACATAGTTATGATCTGATTCAAGACCCGGATAATTTACTTTCTTAACCTTAGGATGCGCTTCAAGGAATTTCGCAATAGCCAATGCAGAATCCGAATGCTGTCTCATACGTAGTGGGAGTGTCTCAAGTCCCTGAATATAAAGCCAAGAGTTAAACGGACTTGGTGCTGCACCAAGATCACGTAGCAATGCAAGTCTCACTCTTAGGGTAAATAGCGGTAACGGCAAATCAGAATAGATAAGCCCGTGATAACTTTCATCAGGTTCATTGAAGTGGTAGTAACGCGGATTATCTTTGATCTTTTCTACAAGGTTTTCTCTCTCTACGATGACGCCGCCTATCGCAAGCCCTTGTCCTGTGGTATATTTACTTGCTGAGTGTACTACGATATCACATCCAAGTTGCAGTGGGTTACAAAGTATTGGAGTAGCAACAGTGTTGTCTACACATGTCAAAATATCGTGCTTGTTTGCAATCTCAGTGATAGCATCAAAGTCCGCTACATCAATACTTGGGTTTGTGATACTTTCAAATAAGACCAGTTTTGTTCTTGCATCAATCAGCTCTTCAATTTCACTAGGATTTTGTACATTAAAGTAGCGCGTCTCGATCCCGAATCTTTTGATCGTATGTCCTGTAAGTGTCGTTGTACCACCATATACCTGTTTTGCTACGATGATATTATCACCGGCTTCAGCAACATTGGCAATTGCATAAAATATCGCTGCCATACCTGATGCTGTACCAATTGCAGCCGCTCCACCTTCAAGCGCAGCAAAACGTTTTTCAAATACATCTGTTGTCGGATTCATCAACCTTGTATAGATATTTCCAAGTTCTTTCAACTCAAAAAGATTCGCTGCATGTTCTGTATCTCTAAACTCATAGGCTGTACTTTGGTAGATAGGTACTGCCATAGTACTTTGTGCATCTTTCTCATATCCTGCATGGATTGCCAAGGTTTGTTGATTCATTAGAGTTCCTTATCTGATAATATTAAGTCAATTATAGCTTTTGAATGCTTGTAGTGAAGAGAATTTTGCAGTTTTTTTATGAATTTAAAATCTATATATAATGAAAAGAAAAAATAAATATCCAAAGTAATACTTTGGATATTTTATACTTATGAAAAATAGTTTGGAGACTCTTTAGTGATCGTTACATCATGTACATGTGACTCTTTGAGTCCAGCACTTGTGATCTCAACAAATTCTGCTTTTTCCCAGAATGTTTTGACATCTTTTGAACCACAGTAACCCATAGAAGATCTTAAACCTCCTACCATCTGGTGGATTACATCAGCAATTCTACCTCTATAAGGTACACGTCCTTCAATCCCTTCTGGAACAAGTTTGTCTGCTGCCGTACCTTCTTGGAAGTATCTATCAGTACTTCCTTTAGTCATTGCACCGATACTTCCCATACCTCTATACTCTTTGAACTGTCTACCGTTAAAGAGGATCATCTCACCCGGTGCTTCATAAGTACCTGCTAAAGCTGAACCAAGCATTACTGAACTTGCACCTACTGCCAATGCCTTAGCCACGTCACCTGAATACTTGATACCACCGTCTGCTACTACAGGTACACCCATAGCATTTGCTACTTGCGCTACTTCATCGATTGCAGACATTTGAGGCACACCTACACCTGCAACAATACGAGTCGTACAGATTGAACCAGGCCCGATACCTACTTTTACTGCATCTGCTCCCGCTTCGATCAAGTCTTTTGCAGCTGCACCTGTAGCAATATTCCCTGCAATCACATCTACATCAAGCTCTGCTTTGATCATTTTTAGCGTATCAATAATACCTTGTGAATGACCATGTGCCGAGTCAAGTACGATCACATCTGCACCAGCCTCTACCAATGCTTTGGCACGATCCAATTGCCCTACACCAATTGCCGCACCTACTCTAAGACGTCCGTGCTCATCCTTATTTGCATTTGGAAACTTCTCACGCTTTTCAATATCTTTGATCGTAACAAGCCCTTGAAGTACACCATTATCATCAACAAGTGGAAGCTTCTCAACTTTATGTTCTTGAAGCATTTTTGCCGCTTCATCAAGTGTCGTACCTACTTTTGCAGTGATCAGTGGTGCAGGAGTCATCACATCAGAAACCTTTTGAGTCATATCTGTGATAAAACGCATATCTCGGTTTGTAATGATACCGATAAGCTTCATCTCTGCATCTACAACAGGAACACCGGAGATTCTGTATTCAGCCATCAATGCATCCGCATCTGCCACACTTCTATCAGGAGCAATATAAATAGGATCAATAATAATACCACTCTCAGATTTTTTTACCTTAGTAACCTGTTTTGCCTGAGATTCGATATCCATGTTTTTGTGGATAATACCGATCCCTCCAAGGTGTGCCATCGCGATCGCTGCTCTATACTCTGTTACTGTATCCATTGCTGCAGATACGATTGGTGTATTGAGTGTTACACGCTTAGTAAGATTTGTTTTGATACTTACCTCTTTTGGAAGAACTGTAGAGTGTTGCGGGACTAGTAGTACGTCTTCAAACGTAAGTGCTCTTTTTTTGATGTTCATTATATTGTGATCCTTTCTTATTTTTGGTAATTTACGGCTCTTTCCATACTTAGAGCACCGTCGAACAGAGTTTTTTCATCAAATTTTTTAGCGATAAGCTGTAAGCCAACCGGCATACCCTCATCATTTTTAGCTACAGGAAGTGAAATAGCAGGAAGACCTGCAAGGTTGATCGCGATCGTATACATATCACTCTTATACATCTCTAGCGGATCTTCATTTGCCCCAATCTTTGGCGCTACAGAAGGTGCAACAGGAGAAAGGATAAGATCACACTCATCAAAGATCGCATTGAACTCATCTTGAATAAGGTGTCTTACTTTCTGTGCTTTGAGATAATAAGCATCATAGAACCCTGATGAAAGTACGAAGTTTCCAAGAAGGATACGACGTTTCACTTCTTCACCGAAACCTTCACTTCTTGTATTAAAGAATAGTTCTTCAGTGGTATTTGACTCAGCTCTGGCTCCGTATCTTACACCGTCAAATCTTGCCAAGTTTGTTGCTGCTTCTGCTGTTGCAAGAATATAATAAGTAGCAATGTCATACTTTGTATTCTGCATATTTTTATGTACAACAGTATGCCCTGCTGCTTCCAGAGATTTTACAGTATCTGCATAGGCTTTCTGAACATCTTCATCTGCTTCAGAAATATAATTGTCTATCACTGCGATAGTTAATTTTCTATCCGGATCCATATTGTTTGCAATATCCTCGATCTCAAAGTCTGCTGAAGTTGAGTCCTTCTCATCGTGTCCTTTGATCGCATCATACAAAATAGCAGCATCTTCCACATTTTGTGTGATCGGTCCGATCTGATCAAGGCTTGAAGCATATGCTGCAAGACCGTAGCGGCTTACACGACCATAAGTCGGTTTCATCCCAACCACACCGCAATATGCTGCAGGCTGACGGATCGATCCACCCGTATCTGAACCAAGTGCAGCAATAGCGATACCTGCTGCAACGGCTGCAGCTGATCCACCCGAACTACCTCCCGGTACTCTGCTTGTGTCATGCGGGTTTTTAGTGATACCGTAAAATGAACTTTCAGTTGTTGAACCCATTGCAAACTCATCCATGTTGGCTCTACCAAATGCCATCATTCCCTTTGATTTCAGATTTTTGATCGCAGTTGCTTCATAAGGAGCAATATACCCTTGAAGAATCTTTGATGCTGACGTAACAGACCACCCTTTTACTTGAATATTATCTTTGATCAAGATAGGTACACCTTCACCTGAGCTTTCAAATCCTACATAAGCATTGATATCTGATGCTTTTGCTTTTTCTTCAAGCTCAGCTCTGAGTTGGGCTAACTCTTCTTTGGATTTAGTTAATGCTTCTTTTAATGTGATCACTCTTTCTTCCTTACTTTCCTAGTTTCTTCTTATAATACGCTACGATACCTAAACCTACAGCTACCAATACAAAAATAATAGCGATCGATCCAATGATCACTTCATTTGGTACAGGCTGGCTTAGATCGAACATTAGCTTACTACCTCAGCACATCTTGCACAAACTTCCTCTTCGCTTGCTGATACAAACTTCCAACATCTAGGACATTTACACGCAGTAGCTTTATGAATACTATATGTTTTACCATCTACTTCAAAGCTAGCTAACTTCTCACCTTCACTACTAGACTTCACTGCCGATACCACAAACCAGTCTTCCATATCTTTTTCACTGTTAAAGCCTTCGATATCTCCAACCAGTTCAAGCTCCAATGTTGCTTTGATAAGCTTCTCTTTTCTGAGTTTATCTACCTCTTCATAGAATCCTTCTCTAATATCCATAAGGGATGAAAGATCAAACGGTACTTCCACCACCGGCAGATCCTCGTACACGAGATCAAAGATACTTTCCATATCTCCCTTAAAGATCTTAGGCGCATACTCCAAGATCTCATCAGTTGTATAGGTCAGTACCGGAGCTACAAGACCTAACATTGACTTAGCGATCAATGCCATTGCCGATTGTGCTGCTCTTCTTGTTGTACTATTTTTTGCATCACAATAGAGTCTGTCTTTACAGATATCCATATAGATACCTGAAAGTTCATTTGTAAGGAAGTGGTTAAGTATTGCAAATCCTTTTAAGAAGTCATTTGCTTCAAAAGAGGCTTTGATCGAAGCAAATACTTCACCTGCTTTAGCAAGGATCCATTTATCCAACTCTCCATACGACTCAACCGGCACGATTGCATCCAGGTCATCGACGTTTGCAAGCAAGAACCTGAAGGTATTACGTATCTTTCTATACTGCTCCGCTGTCTGCTTCAAGATATTATCCGAGATCTTCAGATCTGATTGATAATCAGAAAGTGCTACCCAAAGTCTGAGGATCTCTGAACCGTACTCTTTTACCACCTTGTCCGGAGCTACAACGTTCCCCTTCGACTTAGACATCTTTTCACCCTTCTCATCCACGGTAAATCCGTGAGTGATAAGTGTCTTATATGGTGACTTTCCTTGAACCGCTGCAGAAAGAAGCAGTGAAGACTGGAACCAACCTCTATGCTGATCACTTCCTTCTATATAGAGAGATGCTGGATACTCTCCTGCATCATAGTTACCGCTTTTGATCACAGAATTCCATGTAGAACCACTATCAAACCATACATCAAGAATGTCATTGATCTTCACTAGATCATCAGGATTATATTTGCTTCCTTCTGGCAATAGCTCAGAAATACTCATCTCATACCAAGCATCTGCACCTTTTTCATCAAAGAACGATGCGATATGTTCAAGTACATCTTCATCAAGGATCACCTCTTTAGTACTCTTACTTCTAAAGAATGCGATCGGTACACCCCAGCTTCTTTGTCGGGAGATACACCAGTCAGGACGTCCTTCGATCATCGGCTTAAGTCTGTTCTTCGCTGAAGCAGGGAAGAAAGCCACATCTTCGATCGCATCAAGTGCTGTTTGACGAAGTGATTTATCTTCACCTTTTGCCGTATCGTCTACAGAGATAAACCATTGGTTCGTTGCTCTATAGATCAAAGGTTTTTTCGTTCTCCAACAGTGTGGATAAGAGTGAACGAATTTACTTTGTTTTAGTAGGTTCTCACCAAGTAGTTCAAGGATCGGCTCATTCGCTTTGAAGATATGCATTCCAACAAACTCCTGAGGGTTTGGAAGAAGATGGAGACCTACCACAGATTCATCATAGCATCCTCTTTCATCCACAGGCATCACGACATCAAGACCATATTTAAGTCCTACTCTATAGTCATCTTCACCATGCCCCGGAGCAGTATGTACACACCCTGTACCGCCATCCATTGTTACGTGATCACCAAGAACGATTTTTGAACTACGTCCATTAAGCGGATTGATCGCCAAAAGTCCTTCCATCTCCTTAGCAGCGATCTTTCTACTAGCATGTCCGCTTACTACTCCCTCTTCGATCATAGCATCATATCTGGCTTCGGCTATGATATGTCCATCTTCTGTAAGTACATACATCTCTTCAGGGTTGATCGCGATACCTGTGTTTGCAGGCAGTGTCCAAGGGGTGGTTGTCCAGATCACAGGACCTGCTTTACCCTCAACTCCGATCTTCTCTTTAGCTGCATCACTGAGTTCAAAATGTACGTAGATAGAGTAATCTTCTTTATTTTCATACTCTACCTCTGCATCTGCAAGTGCTGTCTGTGCAGCCCATGACCAGAAGATCGGTTTATGACGCTCAACCAGAAGCCCTCTCTTTGCTACTTCGCAAAGCGTTCTGTAGATGTTTGCCTCAAATTTGAAGTCCATTGTTACATACGGGTTATCCCAGTCAGCAATACATCCTAAAGATTTAAATCCCTCTCTTTGGATATCGACAAACTTTGCTGCATGCTCACGACAAAGCTCTCTGAACTTCTCTGTCGGCATTGCCTCTTTTTTCTCTTTACCGAGTTTTTCTTCGACTTTCTGCTCAATTGGCAGCCCATGACAGTCCCAGCCTGGAGTCATACGTACTGCTTTACCCTGAAAGTAATTATATTTGAGAATGATATCTTTGAGTATTTTGTTAAGTGCATGTCCGATATGGATATCACCATTTGCATACGGAGGACCGTCATGCAAAGTGAACATTTCAGCACCGGCACGTTTTGCTTTCATCTGCTCATAAATACCGGCATCAAACCAGGCACTATATTTTTGTGGCTCATTATTTGGGAGATTTCCACGCATCGGGAAGTCTGTTTTCGGAAGGAGTAACGTCTCTTTAAAATCCATCTGTGATAACACCTTAATGAGGTCTAGCCTCGTGATAATTATCTCGTGATTGTACCCAAAAATCCATTAAACCCACCCATAGACTGCTATAGCGATATCTATGCTATACTTCATTTATGGAAAAATTAGAAAAAACCGTAGAAAATCTTATAAAAACGCTAAGTATGAGAAACCAAACCGTTAGTTTTGCAGAGAGTTGCACAGGCGGACGGATCGCAGCTGCATTTACTGCGGTATCAGGTTCCTCAAATATATTGCATGGTTCCTGTATCACCTATGCCAACGAGATCAAAGAGCGATGGCTGGGAGTCCCGAAAGAAATACTCGAGACCAAAGGTGCCGTGAGTAAAGAGTGTGTGGAACATATGCTTGAGGGGATGGAAAGAATGGCAGCTTCTGATTATACCCTGGCAGTATCAGGCATAGCCGGGCCAACTGGTGGAACGGAGTTCAAGCCTGTGGGCACTGTCTATATAGGACTTCGTACACCTGATGGTAAAAATGAGGTACATCATTGTCTCTTTAAAGGAGATAGACATCAGGTACAGGATCAGGCAACTACTTTTGCCATTGAATTATTAGAAAAAAATGTAAATTAATATTTTTTTCAAAAACTCTTGACATTAAAAATATTCTAAGCTATAATTCCGTCCACTTATTCGCAAGTGAATGAGTAAAAACATGACCTATTAGCTCAGCTGGTAGAGCAACTCCCTTTTAAGGAGTGGGCCCATGGTTCGAATCCATGATGGGTCACCATTTAATTTATGACTGTTTGGATCTAGATGACCCTTTCATCTAGTGGCCAAGGATGCTGCGTTTTCATCGCAGAAACAGAGGTTCAAATCCTCTAGGGGTCGCCAAATTAAACAGTTACGGTCGCTTAGCTCAGTTGGTAGAGCGCTACCCTTACAAGGGAGATGTCACAAGTTCGAGTCGTGTATCGACCACCATTAAAATCTTGTCTTAATTTAAGGTTAAGGTGAGTATAATTTAAGCTCAAATTAATATGTGAGATTACGGTGCGGCGGTAGTTCAGTTGGTTAGAATACCTGCCTGTCACGCAGGGGGTCGCGAGTTCGAGTCTCGTCCGCCGCGCCACTTTTTAGGTGACCTATTAGCTCAGCTGGTAGAGCAACTCCCTTTTAAGGAGTGGGCCCATGGTTCGAATCCATGATGGGTCACCATTTTTATACACATTATCATTGGTCGCTTAGCTCAGTTGGTAGAGCGCTACCCTTACAAGGTAGATGTCACAAGTTCGAGTCTTGTAGCGACCACCATATTTTTCGGTGCGGCGGTAGTTCAGTTGGTTAGAATACCTGCCTGTCACGCAGGGGGTCGCGAGTTCGAGTCTCGTCCGCCGCGCCACTTTTTAGGTGACCTATTAGCTCAGCTGGTAGAGCAACTCCCTTTTAAGGAGTGGGCCCATGGTTCGAATCCATGATGGGTCACCATTTTTATACACATTATCATTGGTCGCTTAGCTCAGTTGGTAGAGCGCTACCCTTACAAGGTAGATGTCACAAGTTCGAGTCTTGTAGCGACCACCATATTTTTCGGTGCGGCGGTAGTTCAGTTGGTTAGAATACCTGCCTGTCACGCAGGGGGTCGCGAGTTCGAGTCTCGTCCGCCGCGCCACTTATTTTAAAACAATCAATAAATTATTTTTTATCCATTAAAATCTCTGCTTTTGTACGTAACTTTCGTGTTAAAAAAGATCGCTCTCTTTCAGTCAATGTATCTACTGTTATGACCTCTTGTTTTCTATTCTTTTCTTTTGATTTATTCTTTTTATCTGTTTTTTCCTCTTTGCGAAACATGGTGAGTATCAGATAAGCTGATATAGCAATATTGGAAAAGATCAGTATCCACTTGCCTACCAATACATACGACAGATACGCTACATTCTCTGAAAGCCGCAGATACTCAACAATATCTCCATAGATCCATTGTGATAACAATACCATAGAGAGCAATACCGCTACGAATGTAAGCCTCCTACGGAAGCGATAGATAAGTGTCCAAAGTATGAGTGATCTAACCTGTCTTACCATATATTTACACCTTAGAGTAGGCTAATGCCAAGCAGTGCTAATACTGCAAAAAGAGATTTTGTCTTCAAAGAGTCTGTGATCTTTCTCTTTTCTTCAGCTAGCATTAT
This is a stretch of genomic DNA from Sulfurovum zhangzhouensis. It encodes these proteins:
- the metX gene encoding homoserine O-acetyltransferase MetX, which translates into the protein MKIETKIAHFSSPLYLESGRILEPYEIAYETYGELNEDRSNVVLVCHALSGSHHAAGVYEGDRKAGWWDGLIGDGKAVDTTKYFVVCSNTIGSCFGSTGPMSDNYPSHEPYRLKFPVVTIKDMVRAQMQLLSHLGIYHVRAIIGGSMGGMQALQFAVDYPNFADEIISLAATYATRPWTIAFNKVAMEAIRKDPRFEHGNYERGAFKEEGLDGLAIGRIAGHISYLSPETMDKKFGRNYVNNDGLFELFGRYEVERYMEYNTANFSRMFDPLSYLYIVKAINTFNLSRGYDSLHDAISRIKAKVHLISFGTDYLFFPCEMEHIAKMMERNGQPFSYKEVESDYGHDAFLVELDKFEEDIRRVLS
- a CDS encoding carbon-nitrogen hydrolase family protein, coding for MSKQLVVAALQLPTLGMNATRLEFYLKQAHQRKADVMLLGEYVLNHFFKEFEKMSKAMLKEQTRKHTELLKQLAKKYDITFIAPIILTKKDGFHKTIAKVTPKSISYYEQQILLPYAHWNEKKFFANNTTDQLEPPMSFSIKGFKVMVMAGFELHFDYFWQKVTDKKVDLVLLPTASTFGSHNRWREIIKTKAFLHGCFILRANRLGEYQDDDVKWRFYGDTMLVNPEGEVEMMLEDKESMLVEVIDKVEVTEHRKAWEFEKELKGRI
- the ileS gene encoding isoleucine--tRNA ligase → MDFKETLLLPKTDFPMRGNLPNNEPQKYSAWFDAGIYEQMKAKRAGAEMFTLHDGPPYANGDIHIGHALNKILKDIILKYNYFQGKAVRMTPGWDCHGLPIEQKVEEKLGKEKKEAMPTEKFRELCREHAAKFVDIQREGFKSLGCIADWDNPYVTMDFKFEANIYRTLCEVAKRGLLVERHKPIFWSWAAQTALADAEVEYENKEDYSIYVHFELSDAAKEKIGVEGKAGPVIWTTTPWTLPANTGIAINPEEMYVLTEDGHIIAEARYDAMIEEGVVSGHASRKIAAKEMEGLLAINPLNGRSSKIVLGDHVTMDGGTGCVHTAPGHGEDDYRVGLKYGLDVVMPVDERGCYDESVVGLHLLPNPQEFVGMHIFKANEPILELLGENLLKQSKFVHSYPHCWRTKKPLIYRATNQWFISVDDTAKGEDKSLRQTALDAIEDVAFFPASAKNRLKPMIEGRPDWCISRQRSWGVPIAFFRSKSTKEVILDEDVLEHIASFFDEKGADAWYEMSISELLPEGSKYNPDDLVKINDILDVWFDSGSTWNSVIKSGNYDAGEYPASLYIEGSDQHRGWFQSSLLLSAAVQGKSPYKTLITHGFTVDEKGEKMSKSKGNVVAPDKVVKEYGSEILRLWVALSDYQSDLKISDNILKQTAEQYRKIRNTFRFLLANVDDLDAIVPVESYGELDKWILAKAGEVFASIKASFEANDFLKGFAILNHFLTNELSGIYMDICKDRLYCDAKNSTTRRAAQSAMALIAKSMLGLVAPVLTYTTDEILEYAPKIFKGDMESIFDLVYEDLPVVEVPFDLSSLMDIREGFYEEVDKLRKEKLIKATLELELVGDIEGFNSEKDMEDWFVVSAVKSSSEGEKLASFEVDGKTYSIHKATACKCPRCWKFVSASEEEVCARCAEVVS
- the gatA gene encoding Asp-tRNA(Asn)/Glu-tRNA(Gln) amidotransferase subunit GatA gives rise to the protein MITLKEALTKSKEELAQLRAELEEKAKASDINAYVGFESSGEGVPILIKDNIQVKGWSVTSASKILQGYIAPYEATAIKNLKSKGMMAFGRANMDEFAMGSTTESSFYGITKNPHDTSRVPGGSSGGSAAAVAAGIAIAALGSDTGGSIRQPAAYCGVVGMKPTYGRVSRYGLAAYASSLDQIGPITQNVEDAAILYDAIKGHDEKDSTSADFEIEDIANNMDPDRKLTIAVIDNYISEADEDVQKAYADTVKSLEAAGHTVVHKNMQNTKYDIATYYILATAEAATNLARFDGVRYGARAESNTTEELFFNTRSEGFGEEVKRRILLGNFVLSSGFYDAYYLKAQKVRHLIQDEFNAIFDECDLILSPVAPSVAPKIGANEDPLEMYKSDMYTIAINLAGLPAISLPVAKNDEGMPVGLQLIAKKFDEKTLFDGALSMERAVNYQK
- a CDS encoding CinA family protein; the encoded protein is MEKLEKTVENLIKTLSMRNQTVSFAESCTGGRIAAAFTAVSGSSNILHGSCITYANEIKERWLGVPKEILETKGAVSKECVEHMLEGMERMAASDYTLAVSGIAGPTGGTEFKPVGTVYIGLRTPDGKNEVHHCLFKGDRHQVQDQATTFAIELLEKNVN
- the xseB gene encoding exodeoxyribonuclease VII small subunit, which encodes MKNETFEEKLEYSKTLLEKLMKPDITLEESVKLYEEGLTTIKEAQKLIEEAKIKVSVIEQSNQDVSDE
- a CDS encoding O-acetylhomoserine aminocarboxypropyltransferase/cysteine synthase family protein; the protein is MNQQTLAIHAGYEKDAQSTMAVPIYQSTAYEFRDTEHAANLFELKELGNIYTRLMNPTTDVFEKRFAALEGGAAAIGTASGMAAIFYAIANVAEAGDNIIVAKQVYGGTTTLTGHTIKRFGIETRYFNVQNPSEIEELIDARTKLVLFESITNPSIDVADFDAITEIANKHDILTCVDNTVATPILCNPLQLGCDIVVHSASKYTTGQGLAIGGVIVERENLVEKIKDNPRYYHFNEPDESYHGLIYSDLPLPLFTLRVRLALLRDLGAAPSPFNSWLYIQGLETLPLRMRQHSDSALAIAKFLEAHPKVKKVNYPGLESDHNYVMGQNYFKGGHSGLLSFEVEDKATAQKIADSTKIFSLVVNIGDSKSIITHPASTTHQQLSAQELIEAGVPGGLVRLSIGLEDTQDLIDDLTAALG
- the guaB gene encoding IMP dehydrogenase, with translation MNIKKRALTFEDVLLVPQHSTVLPKEVSIKTNLTKRVTLNTPIVSAAMDTVTEYRAAIAMAHLGGIGIIHKNMDIESQAKQVTKVKKSESGIIIDPIYIAPDRSVADADALMAEYRISGVPVVDAEMKLIGIITNRDMRFITDMTQKVSDVMTPAPLITAKVGTTLDEAAKMLQEHKVEKLPLVDDNGVLQGLVTIKDIEKREKFPNANKDEHGRLRVGAAIGVGQLDRAKALVEAGADVIVLDSAHGHSQGIIDTLKMIKAELDVDVIAGNIATGAAAKDLIEAGADAVKVGIGPGSICTTRIVAGVGVPQMSAIDEVAQVANAMGVPVVADGGIKYSGDVAKALAVGASSVMLGSALAGTYEAPGEMILFNGRQFKEYRGMGSIGAMTKGSTDRYFQEGTAADKLVPEGIEGRVPYRGRIADVIHQMVGGLRSSMGYCGSKDVKTFWEKAEFVEITSAGLKESHVHDVTITKESPNYFS